In Dysidea avara chromosome 3, odDysAvar1.4, whole genome shotgun sequence, a single window of DNA contains:
- the LOC136250254 gene encoding fibrinogen-like protein A, with product MVKPLAVIIVLLATGIIASTQGSETKETKRNPQKVKRQDPCGTPAPTDNCCIFEESHFDQSPPGAYTMNSSCTGKPSVVGMYCDTTTANGGWTVIQRRKDGSENFNRPWADYERGFGELNSEFWYGLKLMNCLTLTGQWELRVDFEFQNKTRSYLHYNVFKVGSASEKYPLTIDGFTGETPTDPFTTQHYLNGMKFSTYDNDNDRWGDGNCAAKIANATGNGGWWYNQCWNINLNSQYNPAQYGLIGFGGSYYNPRWIEMKTRPLNCSSQ from the coding sequence ATGGTGAAACCTCTTGCTGTTATCATTGTGCTACTTGCTACTGGGATCATTGCTAGTACACAAGGCAGTGAAACAAAAGAAACTAAGAGAAATCCACAGAAAGTGAAACGCCAGGATCCTTGTGGTACTCCTGCACCAACTGACaattgctgtatttttgaagaGAGTCACTTTGACCAATCTCCACCTGGTGCATACACAATGAATAGTTCATGTACTGGGAAACCGTCAGTAGTTGGTATGTACTGTGACACTACAACAGCAAATGGAGGATGGACAGTGATACAGAGGAGGAAAGATGGGTCTGAGAATTTTAACCGACCATGGGCTGACTATGAGAGAGGATTCGGTGAACTGAACAGTGAATTCTGGTATGGGCTCAAACTCATGAACTGTCTTACCCTAACTGGCCAATGGGAGCTCAGAGTGGATTTTGAATTTCAGAACAAGACCAGATCCTACCTTCACTACAATGTGTTTAAAGTAGGAAGTGCTAGTGAAAAATACCCACTGACTATTGATGGGTTTACTGGTGAAACTCCTACTGATCCATTCACAACACAACACTACCTCAATGGCATGAAGTTCAGCACATATGATAATGACAATGACAGATGGGGAGATGGAAACTGTGCAGCAAAAATTGCCAATGCTACTGGCAATGGAGGATGGTGGTATAACCAATGTTGGAACATCAATCTCAACTCTCAGTACAATCCTGCTCAATATGGATTAATTGGCTTTGGAGGCAGTTACTACAACCCCAGGTGGATAGAAATGAAGACACGTCCTCTCAACTGTTCATCTCAGTGA
- the LOC136248399 gene encoding fibrinogen-like protein A, whose amino-acid sequence MVTTLYIILISLFTTGIIASIHCDQKINEIKRNTEKRQYPCGLPPSDNCCSFKENHFDQSPSGVYKMNSWCSGRLSIVGMYCDTTTANGGWTVIQRRKDGSENFNRPWADYEKGFGDLNGEFWYGLKAMNCLTQTGQWELRVDFEFPNKTRSYLHYNLFRVGSVSEEYPLTIGGFTGETPTDPFSTQQSLNGMKFSTYDNDNDRWRTGNCAMKVGNATGNGGWWYNNCWNINLNSQYNPARYGLIGFGGNYYNPSWIEMKIHLLNCATQ is encoded by the coding sequence ATGGTAACAACACTTTACATTATCCTCATCTCATTGTTCACTACTGGAATAATTGCTAGTATACACTGTGACCAAAAAATAAATGAAATTAAGAGAAATACAGAAAAACGTCAATATCCTTGTGGTTTGCCACCTTCGGACAACTGCTGTAGTTTTAAGGAGAATCATTTTGACCAATCTCCATCTGGTGTATACAAAATGAACAGCTGGTGTAGTGGGAGACTGTCAATAGTTGGTATGTACTGTGACACTACAACAGCAAATGGAGGATGGACAGTGATACAGAGGAGGAAAGATGGATCTGAGAATTTTAACCGACCATGGGCTGACTACGAGAAAGGATTTGGAGACCTGAATGGTGAATTCTGGTATGGGCTCAAGGCCATGAATTGTCTTACCCAAACTGGCCAATGGGAACTAAGAGTTGATTTTGAATTTCCCAACAAGACTAGATCCTACCTTCACTACAATCTGTTTAGGGTAGGAAGTGTTAGTGAAGAATACCCACTGACTATTGGTGGGTTTACTGGGGAAACTCCTACTGATCCATTCTCAACCCAACAGTCTCTCAATGGCATGAAGTTCAGCACATATGATAATGACAATGATAGATGGAGGACAGGAAACTGTGCAATGAAAGTTGGCAATGCTACTGGTAATGGAGGATGGTGGTATAACAACTGTTGGAACATCAATCTCAACTCTCAGTACAATCCAGCTCGATATGGATTAATTGGCTTTGGAGGCAATTACTACAACCCAAGTTGGATAGAAATGAAAATACATCTTCTCAACTGTGCAACTCAGTGA